The window TTGTTATTTTCGATCACCGGTGTTCAAAATGCCGGTGATACTGAGTTTTTTACTTTTAAAAAGTAATCTATTTATTATTTGTTATTCGTGTTATTTTATTATTTTGTATTAAAGCATTAATTTTAGCATTAAGAATTGATTTATAACGAGACGCTTTATTTTTATGTATTAATCCTTTACTAGCCTTCCTATCAATAATCTTTTGCATAGCAGAAAAAGCATTCTGTGCAGCTTCATTATCGCTTGATGCAATAGCAGTATATACCTTTTTCAAGAAAGTTCTAATCATTGAACGATTGCTTGCATTATATTGACGACGCTTTTCAGCTTGTACGGTGCGTTTCTTAGCTGAACTAACCAATATTAAACTCCAAAAATTATTAAAAATAAGTTAATAGACAGATTAAATATTCTTTTAAAAGGAACTTATATATATATGAAACAATTAATTAATAATGAATAAATTATACTATGAGTATACATTATTTTCAAACGCATTATAATTTATTTTATAAAAATATTTTCATAATCAGAATATTATAATTCTGACTATTTATTTAGTAGTAGTTTATTTAGCTAGATAAATTCTGCTATGTAAGTAGCAAATATATTATCGACTAAAAGTTTTTTTGCTAATATTATTTAATAATTATTGATACCCAATAAAAAAATAATGAAAACTTGGTTGATTCTTTTATCGATTTAACCCTGTTAAATATCCAGAACTATTTTAGTCAAATACCTAAGAATGCTAACAAATACTAAAATAAGGAAGATAGAATTTAATGAATAATTACAAAAAATATACTCTAAATTTACCTGATACAAAATTTCCTATGCGGGGTAATTTAGCCACGCTTGAACCTAATATTCTACAACGCTGGTATAGTCATGATCTTTATGGAATTATTCGTCAAGCAAGAAAAGGTAAAGAAAAATTTATTTTACATGATGGCCCTCCGTATGCTAACGGCAATATTCATATTGGTCACTCGGTTAATAAAATTCTTAAAGATATCATTATTAAATCTAAAATATTAATGGGTTATGATTCACCATATGTGCCCGGTTGGGACTGCCATGGTCTTCCAATTGAATTAAAAGTAGAACAAATTATCGGCGGCAAGCCTGGTAGTAATGAAATTAATGCTTCTGATTTCAGAGCTTCCTGTAGAAATTACGCTGCAAAACAGGTAGCTAAGCAGCAAAAAGATTTCATTCGCCTAGGTATACTAGGTGACTGGAAACAACCTTACTTAACAATGAATTTTACTATAGAAGCAAATATAATTCGTGCACTTGGTAAGATTATAGCTAACGGTTATTTGTATAAAGGTGCTAAGCCAGTACATTGGTGTATTGATTGTTGCTCTGCGCTTGCAGAGTCAGAGATTGAATATTATGAACATACTTCACCGTCTATTGACGTTACTTTTGAAGCTGTAGATTCCCTAGTTGTAGCTAAGAAGTTTAAAGTTACTGAATTCAAAAATAAAATTTCAATAGTTATTTGGACAACTACACCATGGACCCTACCAGCTAATCGTGCTATCGCTATTAATCCTAACTTAGACTATCAAATAGTAGAAATTAATGGAAAATATTATATTTTAGCCGCTGATTTAGTTAAGAATTTCATGTTAAGAACCAATATTAAGCATTGTAAAATACTGGGAACTGCTAAAGGTAGCGATCTTGAGTTTCTCAAATTTCGTCATCCATTTATGACCTTTGATGTATCAGTTATTCTTAGCAATCATGTAAATTTATCTACTGGTACAGGAGTTGTACATATAGCTCCAGGACACGGGTTAGAAGATTATATCTTAGGTCAAAAATACGGTTTAGAAGTTGCCAACTTAGTTGGTCCTGATGGTTATTATCTATCTGGTATTTTTAATAAACTTAACGGGATACAATTTTTAAAAGCAAATGACATAATAATCGAAATATTAAGTGCTAAAGGCGCTCTAATACATGCAGAGAAACTGCAACACAGTTATTCACACTGTTGGCGTCATAAAACACCAATTATATTTCGTACTACTCCACAGTGGTTCATTAGCCTAGATCGACTAGATTTGCGTAAAAAAATATTAGAAGAAATTAAAAAAGTAAAGTGGATTCCTAATTGTGGTCAGGAAAAAATTGAAACTATGGTAGCTAATTGTCCAGACTGGTGTGTTTCACGTCAACGTACTTGGGGGGTACCAATGGTATTATTTTTGCATAATAAAACTAAATTATTACATCCCCGCACTATAGAAATAATAGAAGTAGTAGCACAATTGGTAGAAAAAAAAGGTATTCAAGCTTGGTGGGATTTAAACCCAATCGATCTTCTTGGTGAAGATGCTGTTCATTACCATAAAGTACAAGACATACTTGATGTTTGGTTTGATTCTGGTTCTACATATTTTTCTGTAGTTTCAGTACGTCCAGAATTTGAAAAATCTACACCAGATCTCTATTTAGAAGGTTCTGATCAACATCGTGGTTGGTTTATGTCATCATTGATAATCTCAACTGCTATGTACGGTAAGGCACCATATCGTCAGGTACTAACCCACGGATTTATTGTTGACGGAAAGAGTAGAAAAATGTCAAAATCCGTAGGTAATGTAATAAGTCCTCAACAAATTGTAGATAAACTAGGAGCTGATATACTGCGACTATGGGTAGCTTCATCAGATTACACAGGAGAGATGACAATCTCTAATGAGATACTTAAAAGATCAGTAGACATCTATCGTCGTATACGTAACACTACACGTTTTTTACTAGCTAATTTAAATTTTTTCGATCCCCAAAAACATATTGTAAATCCGGAAAACATGATATTGTTAGATCGCTGGGCTGTTAGCTGTGCACTAACGACTCAAGAAGAAATTATAGCTGCTTACAATAAATATGATTTTCATAATGTGATACAGCGCATAATGCAATTTTGTTCAATTGAAATGGGTTCTTTTTATCTAGATCTTATTAAAGATCGTCAGTATACAGCTAAAGCTGACAGCATTGCCCGTCGTAGTTGTCAAACTTCATTATATCATATTAGCGAGGCAATTGTTCGTTGGATAGCACCTATTATGTCATTTACCGCCGACGAAATTTGGGGATTTATCCCTGGAAAAAGAATGCCGTATGTATTTACCGAAGAATGGTATACAGGACTATTTAAAATCGATTCTAACCAACAATTTAATGATATTTATTGGCGTACCTTGTTACAAGTACGTAGTGAAACCAATAAAATTATAGAGATAGCACGTGCTGATAAGCGCATTGGTGCTTCACTAGAAGCTAGTGTTATACTTTATGCTAAACCTTATCTTGCTACTTTGCTGCGTCAATTAGGTAATGAACTTTATTTTGCTTTACTAACTTCAAATGCTGTGATAGCAGATTATGATGATGCTAGCGATGATGCTATGCAGTGTCAAGGATTAAAAGATTTAAAGATTACCTTAACCAAGGCTAAAGGAAAAAAATGTCCGCGATGCTGGCATTATGAATTAAATATTGGTCATAATACTAATTAT of the Candidatus Mikella endobia genome contains:
- the ileS gene encoding isoleucine--tRNA ligase; the protein is MNNYKKYTLNLPDTKFPMRGNLATLEPNILQRWYSHDLYGIIRQARKGKEKFILHDGPPYANGNIHIGHSVNKILKDIIIKSKILMGYDSPYVPGWDCHGLPIELKVEQIIGGKPGSNEINASDFRASCRNYAAKQVAKQQKDFIRLGILGDWKQPYLTMNFTIEANIIRALGKIIANGYLYKGAKPVHWCIDCCSALAESEIEYYEHTSPSIDVTFEAVDSLVVAKKFKVTEFKNKISIVIWTTTPWTLPANRAIAINPNLDYQIVEINGKYYILAADLVKNFMLRTNIKHCKILGTAKGSDLEFLKFRHPFMTFDVSVILSNHVNLSTGTGVVHIAPGHGLEDYILGQKYGLEVANLVGPDGYYLSGIFNKLNGIQFLKANDIIIEILSAKGALIHAEKLQHSYSHCWRHKTPIIFRTTPQWFISLDRLDLRKKILEEIKKVKWIPNCGQEKIETMVANCPDWCVSRQRTWGVPMVLFLHNKTKLLHPRTIEIIEVVAQLVEKKGIQAWWDLNPIDLLGEDAVHYHKVQDILDVWFDSGSTYFSVVSVRPEFEKSTPDLYLEGSDQHRGWFMSSLIISTAMYGKAPYRQVLTHGFIVDGKSRKMSKSVGNVISPQQIVDKLGADILRLWVASSDYTGEMTISNEILKRSVDIYRRIRNTTRFLLANLNFFDPQKHIVNPENMILLDRWAVSCALTTQEEIIAAYNKYDFHNVIQRIMQFCSIEMGSFYLDLIKDRQYTAKADSIARRSCQTSLYHISEAIVRWIAPIMSFTADEIWGFIPGKRMPYVFTEEWYTGLFKIDSNQQFNDIYWRTLLQVRSETNKIIEIARADKRIGASLEASVILYAKPYLATLLRQLGNELYFALLTSNAVIADYDDASDDAMQCQGLKDLKITLTKAKGKKCPRCWHYELNIGHNTNYPEICSRCITNIAGPGEKRQFI
- the rpsT gene encoding 30S ribosomal protein S20; amino-acid sequence: MVSSAKKRTVQAEKRRQYNASNRSMIRTFLKKVYTAIASSDNEAAQNAFSAMQKIIDRKASKGLIHKNKASRYKSILNAKINALIQNNKITRITNNK